A window of Terriglobales bacterium contains these coding sequences:
- a CDS encoding PIN domain-containing protein: protein MAKWPDLGLGLVIGLCIVLFEMRLRQVSLKRLIGAAIGSILGIVGAFLFSTVIRNSIAPGSTQSFLMLVIMLFMAYVGLIVGANKGDLLNLSALGGIFGGEKQGKKSQKILDTSVIIDGRIADISETGFLDGVLVIPQFVLRELQLVADSADPLKRNRGRRGLDILQRIQKIATVQVQIVEDDYPSIREVDMKLIELAKEFEAKIITNDFNLNKVAQLQGVEVLNINELANALKPIVLPGEAMRVFILKEGKEYNQGVAYLDDGTMVVVDNARKMIGKTVDVAVTSVLQTTAGKMIFGKFDERGVTSVQPARPAPEQHRKAGATPIPTSTPVGGTQTSNGSTTVSTERQGE, encoded by the coding sequence TTGGCCAAGTGGCCCGATCTAGGTCTCGGCCTAGTAATTGGGTTGTGTATCGTCCTCTTCGAAATGCGGTTGAGGCAGGTCAGCCTCAAACGCCTTATCGGTGCCGCCATTGGCAGCATCCTGGGGATCGTCGGCGCATTCCTGTTCAGCACCGTCATCCGCAACAGCATCGCTCCCGGAAGCACCCAGAGCTTCCTGATGCTGGTGATCATGCTGTTCATGGCTTATGTCGGCCTGATCGTCGGTGCGAATAAAGGTGACCTGCTGAACCTCTCCGCTCTCGGCGGAATTTTTGGCGGAGAAAAACAGGGTAAAAAGAGCCAGAAGATCCTCGACACCTCCGTCATCATCGACGGGCGTATCGCCGATATCTCCGAGACCGGTTTCCTCGATGGCGTACTGGTGATCCCGCAGTTCGTGCTGCGTGAACTACAGTTGGTTGCCGATTCGGCGGACCCGCTCAAGCGGAATCGCGGTCGCCGCGGCCTCGACATCCTTCAGCGCATCCAGAAGATTGCAACGGTTCAGGTGCAGATCGTCGAAGACGACTACCCCAGCATCCGTGAAGTCGACATGAAACTGATCGAACTCGCCAAGGAGTTCGAAGCGAAGATCATTACCAACGACTTCAACCTTAATAAGGTTGCGCAACTGCAAGGGGTCGAAGTTCTCAACATCAACGAGCTGGCCAACGCCCTCAAGCCCATCGTTCTTCCGGGCGAAGCCATGCGTGTATTCATCCTGAAGGAAGGGAAGGAATACAACCAGGGCGTCGCCTACCTTGACGACGGCACCATGGTCGTCGTGGATAATGCGCGGAAGATGATCGGGAAGACGGTTGACGTTGCGGTCACGTCCGTACTCCAGACCACCGCCGGCAAGATGATTTTCGGCAAGTTCGACGAGCGAGGCGTCACCTCGGTTCAGCCCGCGCGTCCGGCACCCGAGCAGCATCGGAAGGCGGGCGCCACGCCGATTCCGACTTCGACTCCGGTCGGCGGAACGCAGACCTCAAACGGCTCAACAACCGTAAGCACCGAACGCCAGGGCGAGTAG
- a CDS encoding PP2C family protein-serine/threonine phosphatase encodes METAVGRISKSKSRHNPAASCPIPASLEAMGAVLGANQVRDALCAPASQRIGPFEVANSVVPARYVSGDFVVTFEHDGLHYLVLGDLMGKGLSAAMWLTLVVDLVRRACERGGELWEIMDRLNSEMHRSLIGVPLTAMFMARLHPGDSRVSYSCGGCPAAFLLRADGTVKTLDCGGPIVGALPDSTYHSSTIELHPDETLMAVSDGVIEIHNGKDFELRPDRVVNHLKYTAGDTASAIVNSLTAQAREQTTTFNDDLSVLAIKRIS; translated from the coding sequence ATGGAAACAGCAGTCGGACGTATCTCGAAAAGTAAATCTCGTCACAACCCAGCAGCTTCCTGCCCTATTCCAGCGTCGTTAGAGGCTATGGGAGCGGTGCTCGGCGCCAATCAGGTCCGCGACGCGCTCTGCGCACCTGCTTCGCAGCGGATCGGACCATTCGAGGTCGCTAACTCGGTGGTCCCCGCGCGCTATGTCTCGGGCGATTTCGTCGTCACCTTCGAGCACGATGGCCTCCATTACCTAGTCTTGGGAGACCTCATGGGCAAGGGCCTCTCGGCGGCGATGTGGTTGACCCTCGTCGTGGACCTCGTCCGGCGTGCCTGCGAACGGGGCGGCGAACTGTGGGAAATCATGGACCGGCTGAATAGTGAAATGCACCGCTCGCTCATAGGCGTGCCGCTAACCGCGATGTTCATGGCAAGGCTCCACCCCGGCGACTCCCGTGTCAGCTACTCGTGCGGCGGTTGTCCCGCAGCCTTCCTGCTCCGGGCTGACGGCACCGTCAAAACACTCGACTGCGGAGGTCCAATCGTCGGGGCGCTCCCCGATTCGACGTACCATTCGAGCACCATCGAGTTGCACCCCGATGAAACCCTCATGGCGGTATCCGATGGAGTCATCGAGATCCACAACGGGAAGGACTTCGAACTTCGCCCTGACCGGGTGGTCAATCACCTCAAATACACGGCCGGCGACACGGCGTCGGCAATCGTGAATTCTCTGACCGCCCAGGCACGGGAGCAAACGACGACCTTCAACGACGATCTGAGCGTGCTCGCCATCAAGCGAATATCCTGA
- a CDS encoding alpha/beta fold hydrolase encodes MVYRFAEFELDATERRLARAGEFISLRAKVFDTLCVLVENHGRLLRKDELMKRVWPDSIVEENNLDHNISKLRRALGEGANGSKFIETVPRLGYRFVAQVEQVVTPSLVTAVQPASSDEEDIPEQEINFFTTSDGVRIAYAIGGSGPPLVRAIDWINHLDFEWKNPFIRRWLLDVMKHHTLVRYDQRGSGLSDWNVVDFSFERSVQDLEELIAVTGVDQFTMLGSCQGGAVATAYAIRNPKRVKRLILNGAFARGWPPPDDMLVEQFNALLTLIRLGWGKDNPAFRQLWTTLFMPDASPAEMNWMNELQRITSSPENAVRMLSEFPKINILDQLPNVCCPTLVMHSRDDAAVPVNEGRLIASRIRGARFVELQSRNHLVSPGDPAWGDYIREVAGFLGWKEASESPMKRSAGQN; translated from the coding sequence ATGGTCTACCGTTTTGCAGAATTTGAACTGGACGCTACTGAGCGCCGTCTCGCTCGCGCAGGAGAGTTCATTTCTCTGCGCGCCAAGGTATTCGATACGCTGTGCGTCCTCGTTGAGAATCACGGCCGCCTACTGCGTAAAGACGAACTGATGAAGCGGGTATGGCCTGACAGCATCGTCGAAGAAAACAACCTGGATCACAACATCTCAAAGTTGCGCCGTGCTCTCGGGGAAGGTGCCAACGGAAGCAAGTTCATCGAAACGGTTCCGCGCCTCGGTTACCGCTTCGTGGCGCAAGTCGAGCAGGTCGTTACTCCGTCACTGGTTACAGCGGTTCAACCTGCTTCCAGTGACGAGGAAGATATTCCCGAACAGGAGATCAACTTCTTCACCACGAGTGACGGTGTACGCATCGCGTACGCGATTGGGGGAAGTGGTCCGCCACTCGTGCGCGCTATCGACTGGATCAATCATCTCGACTTCGAGTGGAAGAACCCGTTCATACGCCGCTGGTTGCTTGACGTTATGAAGCACCACACTTTGGTCCGCTACGACCAGAGGGGGAGCGGACTCTCTGATTGGAACGTTGTTGACTTTTCGTTCGAACGCTCCGTCCAGGACCTGGAAGAACTGATAGCGGTCACCGGAGTCGATCAATTCACCATGCTCGGCAGTTGCCAAGGGGGAGCGGTCGCAACGGCGTATGCAATTCGCAATCCCAAGCGTGTGAAGCGCCTGATCCTGAACGGCGCCTTTGCCCGCGGTTGGCCTCCTCCCGATGACATGCTCGTCGAGCAATTCAATGCACTCCTGACCCTGATACGGCTCGGCTGGGGGAAAGACAATCCAGCCTTTCGGCAGCTTTGGACCACCCTCTTCATGCCGGATGCTTCGCCGGCAGAAATGAACTGGATGAACGAACTGCAACGGATCACTTCGTCTCCGGAGAACGCGGTGCGCATGCTGTCCGAGTTCCCCAAAATTAACATTCTCGATCAGCTGCCGAACGTCTGCTGTCCAACTCTCGTCATGCACTCGCGTGATGATGCCGCTGTTCCTGTGAATGAGGGACGGTTGATAGCGTCGCGCATTCGTGGCGCTCGTTTCGTGGAATTGCAGAGCCGGAACCACCTGGTCAGTCCAGGCGATCCCGCATGGGGAGATTACATTCGGGAAGTTGCAGGTTTTTTGGGATGGAAGGAAGCATCCGAAAGCCCGATGAAACGAAGTGCCGGGCAGAATTGA
- a CDS encoding alpha/beta fold hydrolase codes for MVYRFADFELNTTERRLARAGEFISLRAKVFDTLCVLVEGHGRLLRKDELIQKLWPDSVVEENNLDHNISKLRRALGEDGTKKFIETVPRQGYRFVAEVTAPVETDTQTKPDQEHAVVPAPPLISQEVRFFTAADGARIAYSVAGKGPVLVKAANWLNHLEFELKSPIWRHWLPILTANNTLVRYDERGNGLSSWNIHDFSFEAWVRDFEQLIDELELEKFSLLGISQGAAVAVSYAAKHPERVDKLILYGSFARGWMNRPIAGEIERRNALLTLVRLGWGKDNPAFRQMWTTLFMPDGLAEHQNWFNELQRVTTSPENAVQLLDAGGRIDVVDLLPKVQSPALVMHCSGDEAVPITEGRLVASRIPGSQFVELPSRNHLVIHTEPAWPIFVRELSQFMGWRL; via the coding sequence ATGGTCTACCGTTTCGCCGATTTTGAATTGAATACAACCGAGCGCCGTCTCGCTCGCGCAGGAGAGTTCATTTCTCTGCGCGCCAAAGTATTCGATACCCTTTGTGTTCTGGTCGAAGGTCACGGCCGTCTGCTTCGCAAGGACGAACTGATTCAAAAGCTTTGGCCCGACAGCGTCGTTGAGGAAAACAATCTCGACCACAATATTTCCAAGCTGCGTCGAGCCTTGGGCGAAGACGGAACGAAGAAGTTCATTGAAACGGTTCCCCGGCAGGGCTACCGTTTTGTCGCCGAAGTCACCGCACCTGTTGAAACGGATACCCAGACAAAACCTGATCAAGAACATGCTGTGGTTCCTGCTCCACCTCTGATCTCCCAGGAGGTCCGGTTCTTCACGGCAGCCGATGGCGCACGGATCGCCTACTCCGTCGCGGGGAAAGGTCCCGTTCTCGTTAAGGCAGCAAACTGGTTGAATCATCTTGAGTTTGAACTCAAGAGTCCTATCTGGCGCCACTGGCTACCTATTCTGACGGCTAACAACACTCTCGTCCGTTATGACGAGCGGGGAAACGGCCTCTCGAGCTGGAACATTCATGACTTCTCGTTCGAGGCATGGGTCCGTGATTTTGAACAGCTCATCGACGAACTGGAGTTAGAAAAATTCTCTCTCCTCGGCATTTCTCAAGGCGCCGCTGTCGCGGTTTCTTACGCGGCCAAACATCCTGAACGCGTCGACAAGCTGATCCTGTATGGTTCGTTTGCCCGCGGCTGGATGAATCGACCGATCGCCGGCGAAATTGAACGCAGAAATGCGCTGCTTACCCTGGTGAGACTGGGCTGGGGCAAAGACAATCCAGCCTTCCGGCAGATGTGGACGACGTTGTTTATGCCGGACGGCCTTGCCGAGCACCAGAATTGGTTCAACGAACTTCAGCGGGTTACGACGTCGCCGGAGAATGCGGTCCAGTTGCTGGACGCCGGCGGTCGAATCGACGTGGTAGACCTGTTGCCTAAGGTGCAGTCTCCTGCCCTCGTTATGCATTGTTCCGGAGACGAAGCGGTCCCGATCACGGAAGGACGTCTTGTTGCTTCGCGCATTCCGGGTTCCCAGTTCGTGGAACTACCCAGCCGTAACCATCTCGTGATTCATACCGAACCCGCATGGCCAATATTTGTCCGAGAACTTTCGCAGTTCATGGGATGGCGACTTTAG